A segment of the Deltaproteobacteria bacterium genome:
TCGGGGTCAGGCCGGGGGAAAAAATCATCATTTATCTTCCGAATACGGTCCAATGGGTGGTCTCCTGGTTTGGGATTCAGAAAGCCGGCGCGGTTGCAGTTCCCATCTCGCCCATCTATACGCCCGCCGACCTCCGGTATATTGCCAATGACAGCGGGGCCGAAAGCATTGTCTGCGCCGACACCAATTTTGGTTATGTCAAGCGGGTCATGCCGGAAACGGGGCTAAAAAGGGTTATCGTCACCCGGATGGCCGACCTGCTTCCCTGGTGGAAAAGGTATTTCGGTTATCTTTTCGATGTCATCCCTAAAGGCAAAATCGCCCTCGGAGGAGATATTTTTTCCTTCAGATCCCTCCTTTTTAACACCCCTCAGACTCCCGGGGCAGCCCTCCCCGTCCCCCAAAAGGGAAGGGCCATTGCCGAGATTCTTTATACCGGCGGTACCACTAAGCATCCCAAAGGCGTACCGATCCCTCATGATCTTTTCTTAGTCAGCGTGAATGAGCAAATCAGGGTAAGCGAACCCCTTGTCCCGGCTGAAGAAAACATCCTCATGGGGAATGCCCCCTTATTTCACATCATGGGCCAGGCCTGTGCCTTGTCCACCCTCCTGGTGGGGGGAACGCTTATGATCCAGCCCAAAGTAAACCTGGATGCAACCTTTGAATCCATGGAGAGGTTCAAGGCAACGAGCATGATCGGCGTTCCCACCCTTTACCGCATGATTCTCGAACACGATCGAACCGATCAATATAACCTGAGCAGCGTGAAATACTGGTATAGCGCCGGCGACGTTCTACCTATGGAGGTAGGCAAACGATGGCACGAAAGATTCGGAAAGGTGATTTATCAGGGATATGGGGCGACTGAAACCTGCGGTGGGGTGACCATGTGTCCGGTGGATATTCCGAATCCCCCCAAAAGTGTCGGCCGTGTGGTTCCAAGCAAAAAAATTAAACTGGTAGACCCTTCGACGCTCGCGCCTGTGGAAAAGGGACAACCGGGAGAACTGCTGGTCTCTTCCGACTTCATGGTAACCAGCTATCTCAATAAACCGGAAGAAACGGTCGAATCTTTCATCGAGATAGAAGGCAGGAAATGGTATCGCACCAACGACATTATGTCCATGGATGGAGAGGGCAACCTCTTTTTTATCGACCGAACCGTTGACACTATCAAACATAAAGGCTACAGGGTATCGGCCTCCGAGATAGAAGCGGTCCTTCAGGAACATCCGGCGGTTATCGGCTCTTGTGTAGTAGGGATACCTGATGAAAAAGTAGGGGAACGCATTAAGGCCTATGTGGTTCTTAAAGAAGACGTCAAGGGGATCACCGGTTATGACCTCATCAAATGGTGTCGGAAGCAATTGGTCTCTTATAAGGTGCCCCAGTATATCGAATTTCGAGATATGCTCCCCAAGTCCAAGGTCGGCAAGCTCCTGAGACGGGAAGTCCGAAAGGAAGAACATCAGCGGGCCGAAAAGGATGATAAAAGCGACAGCGTCTTAAAAGATGCCGGGATGTAGGGGTAAAGTTAGGACGCAGATTTTCGCCGATACCCGCAGATAACTATTCTTTATATTCAAAATCTTGGCAATCTGCACGATCGACTCTCTGCCGATCCGAATTCAATCGGCTTTCAGCCGATCCGAGTCGATCTGCGTCCAAAAAGGAAATTCCTAAACTATCAAATCAGACAGGATTTACAGGATTACAAGATATGTTATATTCTGGTGTTGATAGATACGCGTTACTGGTTACCCGTTTTTTCGAGCAACCAGTAACGAGGAAAGGTCTCCTTATTGTTTAGAATAGTATAAAGTGTTACTTAATCCTTGGGTTCTTTGAATTGCATCTTATCATTAAAATCCTTCCAGAATTTCTCATCCGTATTCTGCCAATCCGGCCCAAAACGCTTACTGAAGAAATCCTCTAATTTTTCAAAAAGCCGTTTCCACCCCGGCATGGTCTCATAGCGGAGCACATCTTCCAGGAATGGGACGATCTCCCCTAATTTTTCCTTGGGTAAATAGGCCTTGGCCCCCAACTCAATGGACCGCTTCAAGGCCTCGGGGGACAAGGCATGGGCCGTCAGCATGGCTACCGGGAACTTGCGGTTAACCGCCAGGTCCAATAAATCAAAACCACGAACTCCCATGATGTCCAGGACCACCAGGTCATAGGTCCAGGAGATCATCAGCTCGACGGCTTCTTCATAGGAGGTGGCCTTATCCAATTTGCAATCCGGACAGGCATCCGAGATTTCTTCCTCAATTACAGCCAGAACATCCGGCTCATCATCCACGGCCAGCAAATGCTTATTTTTCAGTAACGTCTCTTTCATAAACCCTCCTTCTATCCAAGTTGTATTTAAATTTTTTCCTTATTTAATAATGACCCGATCCTGCCGGCCTTCAATTTTAGTATTGAAGTCCCGCCAAAAGCGATCGTCGGATTTCTTCCAATTTTTCCCGAAGCGGTCATCAAAAAAATCACCCAACTTTCCGAAAAGCCGGTTCCAGCCGGCAGGGGCTTCGTATTCCAGAATATCCTCCAGGAAAGGAACGATCTCCTCCAGTTTTTCTTTGGGGAGATAGGCCCGGGCTCCCATTTCGATGGATCTTCTTAAGGCCTCCGGAGTCATGGCATGGGCCGTCAGCATAGCCACCGGAAACTGCCTTTTAACGGCCAGTTCCAGGAGATCAAATCCACGAACCCCCATAATGTCCAGAAGGACGATGTCGTACTTCCAGGAGTTCAGCATCTCCTGGGCGGCCTCAAAATTGGTGGCCTTATCGATCTGGCAATCCGGGCAGGTCTCTAAAATCTCTTCGGATAAAACCTCCAGGATATCCGGTTCATCGTCAACCGCCAGGATCCTCTTGCCGTTTAAAATGGATTCTTCCACCATCGGTTTCTCCTTTCGTCCGGTTAGAGGAGGAATTCTGACCATGAATCGGCTTCCAACCCCTTCTCTGCTGATCAAAGTAATCTCCCCTTGCATGGTCTCTAACAGGGTTTTCACGCCACTCAGACCCAGCCCAAGCCCGGGGATTTGAGCCGTTTCCGGGTTGCTCAAACGTATGAAACGTTGGAAAATGCTCTTCTGCCCGTCCAGGGGGATCCCCGGCCCGTCATCTTCCACCGAAATGATCAGGTCCCGATCACCATGAATATCGATAAAAAGCCGCTTTCGACGGTATTTCATGCCATTGCTGATCAGGTTCCGGAGAATCTGTTGCACTTTTCTGGGGTCATGGGTAAAGGGCTCTCGCCTATACCGACCGGATATTTCAAAAAAAACACCTTGTTCGGCTAAAAGTTGTTTAAAGTTTTCGACCGATTCAGCCTGGCAAACCTTTTCGATCTCATTACCCTGGTGAACTTCCAAAATATCCAATAAGGCCTCTCGCAAAACCGTTTCCGGGGAAAAATGCTCTTGATGGAACACATTGGCCTCACAACGAAAGACCTCAATCATCTCCTGAATAAGGTTTTGAGCCTTTTGGGTATTTCTTAAAATCCGTTCCAGAATGGCCTGCTGGGATTCGGTCAAAGAGCCGCAGCGATCCTCTTTTCGGAGAAGTTTCTGGGCGCTTACAGCAACAACCGACAATGGTCCTCTCATGTCGTGTATGAACAGATCCATTAACTCTTTTTTGGCCTGCTTCCCCGGGTCGTCGGCCGGCTGCTCGGGTTCAACGGCTTTCCTTCTAAAAAACCTTTTCAAGGAGTTCCCCTTTATCTGATCGGATTATTTAATAATTTTTTATGCTTAATAGCGCATTTTTTGTCAAGAGAAATATTGACCTTGCCCAAAATCGTTTTTTATCATAAACGATGAAATAGGTCTCAAGCTAAAAAATAATTTGACTTATTATTTTTTTTTGATATATTATTTTATTTTAATTTTAAATTAATGTCTCATCAAAAAGTTAGGGTTCCCCGTAACCCGCTCCGAGCGGACGGGATGGTGTTTCCAGGCATTAGACTGCCTCGATTTTTATATTCCCATTAGAAAGGGGTGTTATAAAGGATGTCCATCAATGTGATTGTCAAAGACAACAACATTGAGGCGGGCATAAAGCTGTTACGGAAAAAAATGCAGATGGACGGCCTGAAGAAAGAACTCAAACAACGGGAGTTCTATGAAAAGCCAAGCGTTAAGAAAAAACGAAAACAGCGGGAAGCTGCCCGCCGCAAACGGAAGGCCAATTTATACAACCGATGATCGGGTAAATGATCCTTCAGGTTTTAGCCACCTGTTATTTTTTAGAGCCGATTTTTATTTTCCTTTTGTACTGTTCAGATTACGAAAAGAGAGGAGATATACGGCTCTAAAAAACCTTCCTAACTAACCTGACCTCCTCGGCATTTTACCTTTGAGTAAACAAAAGTTTTTTGCTCCCGAATGGTTCCAGTGGCGGGTCCCCAAAGACCTGGTGGGAACCATTCGGGCCGATGTTTTCCTTAAAAGGCACCTTCCCGGCTTTTCGCACCGGATCTTAGAAGATCTTTTTTCCAGGCAGTGCATTCAACTCAACGGGAGACCCGTAGCCAAAGGATTCAGGGCTTCCCCGGGGGACCTCCTGGAGATGAAGATCCCCGGGCCCCTGAGCCCCTTTTCGGTTTCCGATGAAGGCCTCAAGCTGACGGTTGTGTTTGAAGATCCCTATCTTCTGGTGATTGAAAAACCAGGTCTTGTGCCTACCCACCCGCTCAGTCCCTTTGAAACAAGGACCCTGGCCAATGCCCTGGTCGCCTTCCGGCCTGAAATCGTTAAAGTAGGAACTAAACCCCTGGAACCCGGACTGGTTCATCGTCTCGACATTGGAACTTCCGGTTTGCTGGTAGCCGCCTTGGAACAGGGCGTCTGGTTACAGCTCAAAAAAGACCTGGCTGCAAAAAGGTGGGAAAAAACCTATCAAGCCTTGGTCGAAGGGGTCCTTCAAAGGCCCAGGACTATCTCCTTCACATTGGCCCATGATTCCGAGGATAAACGAAAAATGAAAGTGATCCAGGACCTGGGTGAAAAGTACCGCGGACGAGTCTATCGGGCCACAACTCAGGTCCGGCCCATAAAAAAATATACCCGCCATACCCTGGTCGATGTCCGGTTGATTACCGGGGTGACCCATCAAATCCGGGCCCACCTGGCCTTTCAAGGACACCCTGTATTGGGCGACACCCTTTACGGATCAAAAACCGGTGAATCATTGGGGCTCCCTCCAGGCCGATTTTTCCTCCACGCCCGCCAGTTATCCCTTCCCCATCCGGTCAGCCGGGAACCGTTCACCTGGTTCTCCGAACTGCCGACAGATCTGCAGGAAGTCTTATCCCGAATGGAATAAGAAGAATCAGGACGCTGATTTTCGCCGATACCCGCAGATAACAATATCTTAATGTTAAAAATCTTGGCAATCTGCACGATCGGCTCTCTGCCGATCCGAATTCAATCGGCTTTCAGCCGATCCGAGTCGATCTGCGTCCAAAAAGGAAATTCCTATACAATGAATTTATTTTCGTACTAAGGATTAATCATCCCGGGTCAAAGGAACCATGACCTTGACAGGTTCCTGGATCCCGAAAAGATCTTGAAATTTTCTTAGATGTTCCAGAATGGTTGAAGAGAGTTCATGTCCCTTGGAAAGGATTTTTTTCGTACCGTCTAAAGACCAGATATTTTCCTCCAGAATCATCTTTTCTCTGAGGTTGACAACTGAAAGGGCTTGGCGGTCGAACTTCGCTTCAGTCCCCAAAACTTTTTCAAAGGAACTCAGGACAAGGGGATCATACAGGCCGCTTTCTTTACTTAAATGGAGGAGGGCCTTCCCCCGGCTTTCACCCCGGGTGGTCAAAATATCGAAATCCAATACGGCCTTCAAAATCCGTGCCCCCAGGGGAATCGTTTCTCCCTGCCGGTTATCGAGGGGAATCCCGGAACCGTCAAACCCCTTCTCCTGATAGAGAACGATTTCGGCCACGGGCTCCAAACGGGGGATTTGCTTCAATAGATCATGGGCGATGCCTGGGTGCATTTGAAAAATCTGAAATTCTTCAGAGCTAAGGGATTCCCCCTGATAAAGTTTTTTAATGGCCTCCTGTGGCAAAAGGATACAACCGATTTGGGAGAGCATAGCCGCTGTTTCCAAAGCCCATCTGTCGGCCGGCCCTATTTGACCGAGTTGTTCGGCAATTTCTCGAACATACCGCGTTATCCGGGAGGCCCGGCCGAAGGCCTCCGGATTCACCAGAGAAAGCACTTCGGTCAAGACCTCGATAGTCCCTTTGAGGGTCTTTTCCAACAACTCCCGCTCGGACGTTATGAGCTGATATTGTTTGAGGCCTTCGTTTAAGGCCCTGGCCATGACCTCGGTCGTACAGGGTTTGGTGAGAAAACGAAAGACATTACCTTCGTTAATGGCCTCAATGACCGCCTGGATTTCCGCAAATCCGGTCAACATCATCCGCACCGTATCCGGGGCTGCTTCCCGGACCCGGGTAAGAAATTCGATGCCGTTCATTCCCGGCATACGAAAATCTGAAACCACAACCGCAAAGGGACCGGCCCCGGCAATGGCCTGCAGGCCCTGCTCCCCGCTTTGGGCAATTTCGATCTCAAATTCTTTTCTGAACTGACGCCGGTAACCTTCCAAAATATTCAATTCATCATCCACAAAAAGAATCCTGTTACCCATGGATGGCTCCTTTTTCCTTAAATCCTTTTACCCAATCCCGCCATTCAGGAAGGCGGTTTTGCAGTCCCAAACGAGATAAATAGTTTCCGTTAATTTTACTCCGTTGGTCTTCTAAAACCCGGTCTTCCTGTTCCAGGGCATCGGCTACATGGACCGCGGTCAAGACATTAAAAGAATCCTGGGGAAAAGAATCGGGTTGGTGATGGAAGGCCAGGGCTTCGACCAATGGGTTTGGAAGACCCCATATCCCTAACAAATAGGCACCCACAGAACCATGATGGGCACCGAAAAGGCTTTCCTCCGCCTGCCAAAGGGGCACCCCGCTCTCTTCCGAGAGGGATAAGGCCGCATCGTATTTTTCAGGAAAATTGTCCGCCAAAACCAGTTTACCGCAATCATGAAGCAGCCCGGCCATGGAGGCGTATCCGTTTATGTTTGCATCCATGACTTCCTGCCTGGAAAGGGCCTTGGCAATACCGGCTGTGGCCTGGCTATGATGCCAGAGATCAGTAATCATGGTCTGAAACCGGGAGGTGTTTTGAAATTGGGCAAAGATATGAGCCGAAAGGATCATGGCCTCCAGGGCCTTGAAGCCTATAAAGAGGACCGCCTCTTGGGGACTGTTGACCTTACGGGGCAGACCAAAAAAAGCCGAATTGGCCAGTTGGAGAACCTTGGCCGTCATCCCCACATCCTGGGAGATTATTTCTGCCACCCGTTCTATAGAGCTGTCTTCACTCTGGATCACTTCTTCCAATTCAACATAGAGGGCCGGCAGGCTGGGAAGAGTGGATACTTGAGTAACCAGCTTCTTGAGGGAATGTTCCCCTAACAGGTCGTATAAGGCACAGGACCGGCTAATGGCCAAGACCAAGGTCTGGGGGTCGCAGGGTTTGGCCAGGAATTGATGGGCCAGGGGGACCGATTTCAGGACCATTTGATTATTGGAGAAGCCGGACAGGACAATCCGGATGACCCGGGCAAACCGTTTCTTGACCTCGGATAAAAATGCAACCCCGTCCATCCCGGCCATTCGCATATCGGTGACCACCACATCGAAGGGTTCTTTTTCCAACAGATCCAAGGCCGCCGCCCCTCCGGCAACGAAGCGCATTTCCCATTCATTCCTCATAAAATGAAGCATCCGCTGCAGACCCTGCAGTATTTTGGATTCATCATCCACAAAAAGAATTTTGCGTTTCTTAACCTCTGGCATCTACAGGATCCTTTATGGGTAAACGGATTTTAAAAGTAGCCCCCTGACCTATCTCCGACTCGACAGTAATAGAACCCTGATGCCGTTCCACTACGGCCGTATGGGATATGGCCAGCCCCTGGCCGGTCCCCTTTCCCACTTCTTTGGTGGTAAAAAAAGGGTCAAAAATTTTTGATTGGATCTCCGGGGGAATCCCTTTCCCGGTATCGCTGATCCGGATCTCCACCCAGGACTCATCCCGGCGGGTGGAGATGGAAATCTTCCCTTTCCCGTTGGAGCCGTCTCCGACGGCCTCGGAAACGGCCTGGGCGGCATTAACCAGGATATTCAGGATGACCTGATTGATATCGCCTGGAATACACGGGATAAACGGCAAAGATGGGTCCAAATCGGTAGCCAGGTCGGCCACATATTTCCATTCATTTCTGGCCACCACCATGGTGTTTTCAATGGCCTTATTGATATCGACCGCCACCTTTTCCTCTTTTCCCGGGTGGGCAAAAGCCTTCATGGATTGAACAATCCGACCGACCCGTTCCAGCCCCTCCAGGGTCTGTTGGAAGGCCTTGGGAATCTCCTCGGTCAGGTAGCCCAAATCCGCTCCCTGAATAGCCTCCTCCACTTCATTGAGAAAGCCATCTAAGGCCTCCCCTTTCCGGGCGCCTTCTTTCAAGGCCCCATATTTCCGTATAATATGGATTAAATCTTCAAAAGAAGTCTGCAGGAATCGGATATTATCGCCCACGTATTGGGTAGGTGTATTGATTTCATGGGCAATCCCGGCCGCCAGTTGGCCGATGGACTCTAATTTCTGGGCCTGGGTTAACTGACTCTCCAGGATCTTGCGCCGGGTAATATTGGCCCCCTGGATCAGGATCCCCACATCGGAAAAATCCTCTCCGAAAAGGGGGGTGATCCGTAACCCTAAAATGCCTTCTTTTCCGTCAGTTTGTAAAAATTTTAAGTTATCCAACCCCACAAGGGTATTCTCTTTTCGGCAGCGGGCAATGGATGTCTCAATTTGATTCGAATCCCAATGAATCCCCAAGTCCCCCAAAGGCTTTCCCAGGACTTCCTTTTCCAACAGCCCGAATTGTTCCTCGGCCTTGGTGTTCCAGAAGATAATCCGGTTTTCATCGGAAAGGGCCACCAGAATCGAAGAAATGGAATTAAGGAGCAAGGCGATCTTGGCGTGGGTCTTCTGCAAGGCCACTTCCGCCTGCTTACGCTCGGTGATGTCCCGGCAAATGCCCCTGAACCCGGCGGGTTCCCCTGAGGAATCTCTCATTAAAGATACGGAGATCTCGTTCTGCTTTTTCTTGCCTGTTTTAGTAGTAAACTCATACTGGAGGCCTTTCAGGGGCTGTCCGGTTTGATAAACCCGGTTAAATTCCTGTTGCAGCAATTGGGCATTCCGGGCATCGGTATAATCGCGACTGTGCATCCCGATGAATTCTTCCCTGGAAAATTCATGCAGCCGGGCCAGGGCATCATTAAAAAAGGTAAGCTGGCCGGTCAGGTTCGACTCGTAATAGCCATCTTCAATCGTTTCAATAATAGTCCGGTATCTCTCCTCGCTTTCCTTTAAGGCCGCCTGGGCCCGTTTCAGTTCCGTAATTTCACGACAAATCCCCCTGAACCCCACGGGTTTCCCGGCAGAATCTCTTATGAGCGATATGGAATTCTCTATGGCCTTTTTCCCTCCGCTTTTAGTAATGATCTCGAATTCGATACCCTTACAAGGTTTTCCCGTGAGATAAACCTGTCCGTAATCCCTGAACATTTTTTTGGCATTCCTGGTATCAGTAAACTTCTGATTATTCATACCCAATAGTTCAGCCTTTGAATGTTCATGAATCCGAACCATAGCCTCGTTGAAAAAAGTCAAATTACCGGCCAGATCGCACTCATAATAACCGTCTTCAATAGTTTCCAGGATGGTCCGGTATCTTTCCTCGCTTTCCCGTAAAGCCGCCTCGGCCTGTTTTCGTTCTAAAATTTTATACTCCAGGGTTACATTATTCTTTTTCAGTTCGAAAGTCCGTTCTTCGACCATGGTCTCAAGCTGTTCCTGATATTCTTTCAAAGCCCATGCGGATTGTTTTTGCCTGGTGATGTCCCGGGCTATGGCCTGAAATCCGACGGGTTCATCCTCCTTCATCCTTAATTGGACATGCTGACCCAGCCAGACCTCCCGGTTGTCTTTGGTTACCAAAGGAAATTCAAAATAAGTATCTGAAATCTTGTAAGCAAATTGTTTTCCGTAAACCCGGGAGGCTTCTGCCCGGTAATCGGGATGGATCAGGTCCAGGTAGTGCCGGCCGGTGAGTTCTTCTTTGGAATAACCGGTGATCCTTTCCGAAACGGGATTGAAAAAAATGAAAAGCCCCGCGGCATCCGTTTCATAAATGATATCGTCGGCCCCCTCTATTAAATTCAAATATTGGGCTGTCTCCCAGCAGGAGGCCTCAAGGTCCTGTTTCAGGCGGACCTGTTCCAGTTCCAGGGCACTAATCCGGTCCTGTAAACGGGTCAGTTCCTGTTCCTCCGGCTTATCCGGTGATGGATTATTCTCCAATTTCTTCAACTCCCAACGCCTTAATTAACCCCGGATCAACAGGAAAAAACGATTTTTGCCGGGACACAAAGGAATCAATTTTTTGACTATTAACTGAGGACCGAATCCCAGAGGCTATTAATGCAAAAAATACTCCTTAATTTCCTTATCGGTCTTTGGCGGGAAAAGTTGAAGAAATTTTTGTTTCAAAGTGAGGCTGCGCCGCAGGCTTTTTTTAAACAGCTCCGGTGAAATGGCTTCTTTTTTCAATTGATTCAAAAGGAAGGAATAACCTCTTTCGATCTTTTCGGGGTCATGACAGATCATCAAGCAATCGGCACCGGCCTGAAAGGACAAAAGCAAGGCTTCTTCGATCCCGTAATGCCGGCCGATGGCCCCCATCTCCAAATCATCAGTCATAACCAGACCTTCATATCCCAGGCTTTGCCGCAGGATCCCGGTGATAATCGGTCCGGAAAGGCTGGCCGGATATTTTTGGTCATAAACCGGATATTTTACATGGGAGACCATTATCGACCCTGTCTGCATTTTGACTGCTTCCCGGAAGGGAACCAGTTCCACCTCTTCCAGTTCTTTTTTTTCTTTTAACTGGATGGGCAGATCCTTATGGGAATCCAGATCGGTGTCTCCGATTCCGGGGAAGTGTTTGGCGCAGGCGATGATGCCGGCCTCCTGTAATCCGGTTATACATAAGGCCCCTAACCGGGCCACCTGAAAGGGGTCCGAACCGTAAGCCCTGGCGGCCATCAACCCTTCAGGCCCCCGGGTATTGACATCTAATACCGGGGTCAGATCCATATTGATCCCGACGAGCTTCAACTCCCGGGCCTGGGTTTGGGTAAAATCCCGGATCTTCCCTTCCGGATCTTCGGAAGAAGCCATAGCCGACTGGGATTCAAATAGGGTAAAGGGCGGCCCTAACCGGGCCACCGGACCGCCCTCCTGGTCAATGGAAATAAAAAGGGGGATAGAGGAACATTCCAGGGCCTTTTCCTGCAATTTACGGGAAAGCTCAGCTAATTGAAAGGGGTCCTGGACATTTCGTTTAAAAAGGATCACCCCGCCGATGTGCAATTTTTTTAAAAAATAGGCCAGATCGCTATTGAACCGGGTTCCTTCGAACCCCACCATAAAAAGCTGGCCCACCAATTCTTCAAGGGATTTCTTGCGGAGAAGACGTTCCATGATTTTTTCCGTTACGGGTTACGAGTTGCGGGTTCAAAACCATCCGAACCTTGAACCTTGAACCATATTTTCGAACTAAACCCTCATGCCCCTGGGGGCACCACGAGGCATGAAAATTCTTTTCGCCGAACGCCGAACGCTGAACGACGAACGGTATTTTCGACCTAAAAGTTGTCTATTCCAGCCGGAAAGTGACCGGGATCTGGACCCACATCTCGGCCGGCTGCCCGTCTTTTTGGCCTGGGATGAACTTCCATTCCCTCACCCCCTTCAAGGCGGAATGATCCAGGATGGAAAACCCTGAAGAACGCACCACCTCAAGGGATCCTACTGAGCCGTTTTTTAACACCAGGACCCTGATCAGGGCGGTCCCCTGCCAGCCTTGCTCCCGGGCCGATACCGGATAATAGGGTGCCCGGTTCATACTATAGCGGGGAACAGCCAGACTTTCGATCAAGGCGTTTCCCCTGGCCGGGGAAAAAGAGACCTGGGTTCCTTGAACCGCTCCGGCCGGCCGGTCCGGCCCTCCCATCCCTTTACCTTCCGACGGGGATCCATTGGAGAGGACCTGCAAAGAGAATGAGGTTCCTCCATCCCTTCTATCCCCTTTATCCTCATGAGGAATACCCGACTTTTCTTCCCGGGAAGGGTTTCCGGCCGGGGTGGTCGATGGGAGTGGGGTCGGATGGGGGGGAACAATAATCTCTTTCTTCCCTATTCTTCCGGGAGGATTTTTGGGGGGGGCTTCCTGTTGGACCGGGGGGTTCAGCCTGGGCGGAGAAACCAAAGAGACCTTAAAAATACGATAACGATCCAGGGAAAAAACCGAATGGGCCAAATAAGGCCAGGAGAAGAGCAGGATCCCCAGGATGCCTCCATGAAGGCCCATGGCCCATAACAGGGATTTAAGAAACTCCTTAGGCATTGATCTCCCGGCCGCTCATCAGGGTAATCCTGGGGCTTTGGGTAAAGGGGTTTTGATCCACCACCACCCGGGTCCCAAAGACCTTTTCAATGATTTCCTCTTTGATCACCTGGGCCGGCGTCCCAATGGTTTCAATTCGGCCCTGGCGGATCAAAATCAATCTCCGGCAGTATTGGGCGGTCAGGTTGATATCATGGGAGGCCACCAGGATGGTCAACTCCTTTTCAAGATTCAAGGCTGAAATCAGGTCCAGAATATTAACCTGATGCTGTATATCCAAAAAGGCCGTCGGTTCATCTAAAAGAAGCAGTTTGGGCTTTTGGCAGAGGGCCCGGGCCAGATAAACCCGTTGCCGCTCTCCACTGGATAATTCGGATAACAGCCGATGTTTTAAGTGCGTTATCTGGGTCCGTTCCATGGCTGCCTCGGCCAGACGTACATCTTCAGGACCTTCCAGTTGAAAGCGCCGCAGATAGGGGAAACGCCCCATAAGGACCGATTCCAGGACCGTAGGTGAAAAAACCAGAGAGGTTTCCTGAGAGACCAGGGCTATTTTCCTGGCAACCTGATTTTGGGTGAAGCCGGTCAGCGGTTGATCTTCCCATAAAACCCGCCCTTCTTGAGGCACCAAAAGCCGGGCCATACATTTCAGCAGGGTGGTTTTTCCTGATCCGTTCGGGCCGATGAGCCCCACCAGTTCCCCCCGCCCCAACTCGAAGGCGATCTCCTGGATGACCCACTGATGGTTATAGCGGTAGCCTACCTGTTCACTCTTGATCAAGGGGACCATGAACGCCTCCTTAAATACAACAGGGTTAGAAAAAACGGGGCCCCTAAAAAGGCCGTGATCACACCCACCGGGAGTTCACTGGGGGAAATAAGGACCCTGGCCAATAAATCGGCCCCGATGAGAAAGGAAGCCCCGAAAAGACCGGAGGCCGGCAGGAGGAGCCGATGATCAGGTCCGAAGGCCATACGGACCAGGTGAGGAACGATCAATCCGACAAATCCGATAATGCCGCTGAAGGCCACGGTAATCCCGCACATAAAGGAGACCAGGATCAGGGAGATCCACTTGGTCCGTTCCACGGCCAACCCTAACTGAGAGGCCACCTCTTCTCCGGAAGCGATAAGATTAAATGACCGGGCCATTCCATACAGGACAAAGGAAACCGACAGGATGACCGGAATCATGGCCCAAAGATCAGAGAAACGTCCCCGGCTCAAATCTCCGTAAAGCCA
Coding sequences within it:
- a CDS encoding response regulator, coding for MGNRILFVDDELNILEGYRRQFRKEFEIEIAQSGEQGLQAIAGAGPFAVVVSDFRMPGMNGIEFLTRVREAAPDTVRMMLTGFAEIQAVIEAINEGNVFRFLTKPCTTEVMARALNEGLKQYQLITSERELLEKTLKGTIEVLTEVLSLVNPEAFGRASRITRYVREIAEQLGQIGPADRWALETAAMLSQIGCILLPQEAIKKLYQGESLSSEEFQIFQMHPGIAHDLLKQIPRLEPVAEIVLYQEKGFDGSGIPLDNRQGETIPLGARILKAVLDFDILTTRGESRGKALLHLSKESGLYDPLVLSSFEKVLGTEAKFDRQALSVVNLREKMILEENIWSLDGTKKILSKGHELSSTILEHLRKFQDLFGIQEPVKVMVPLTRDD
- a CDS encoding RluA family pseudouridine synthase, with the translated sequence MSKQKFFAPEWFQWRVPKDLVGTIRADVFLKRHLPGFSHRILEDLFSRQCIQLNGRPVAKGFRASPGDLLEMKIPGPLSPFSVSDEGLKLTVVFEDPYLLVIEKPGLVPTHPLSPFETRTLANALVAFRPEIVKVGTKPLEPGLVHRLDIGTSGLLVAALEQGVWLQLKKDLAAKRWEKTYQALVEGVLQRPRTISFTLAHDSEDKRKMKVIQDLGEKYRGRVYRATTQVRPIKKYTRHTLVDVRLITGVTHQIRAHLAFQGHPVLGDTLYGSKTGESLGLPPGRFFLHARQLSLPHPVSREPFTWFSELPTDLQEVLSRME
- a CDS encoding acyl--CoA ligase, with translation MGKVELIKQDTIFSTFETMAERRKNHPALIYLGTKYSYRKVKDLSERFSSALTAIGVRPGEKIIIYLPNTVQWVVSWFGIQKAGAVAVPISPIYTPADLRYIANDSGAESIVCADTNFGYVKRVMPETGLKRVIVTRMADLLPWWKRYFGYLFDVIPKGKIALGGDIFSFRSLLFNTPQTPGAALPVPQKGRAIAEILYTGGTTKHPKGVPIPHDLFLVSVNEQIRVSEPLVPAEENILMGNAPLFHIMGQACALSTLLVGGTLMIQPKVNLDATFESMERFKATSMIGVPTLYRMILEHDRTDQYNLSSVKYWYSAGDVLPMEVGKRWHERFGKVIYQGYGATETCGGVTMCPVDIPNPPKSVGRVVPSKKIKLVDPSTLAPVEKGQPGELLVSSDFMVTSYLNKPEETVESFIEIEGRKWYRTNDIMSMDGEGNLFFIDRTVDTIKHKGYRVSASEIEAVLQEHPAVIGSCVVGIPDEKVGERIKAYVVLKEDVKGITGYDLIKWCRKQLVSYKVPQYIEFRDMLPKSKVGKLLRREVRKEEHQRAEKDDKSDSVLKDAGM
- a CDS encoding 30S ribosomal protein S21, coding for MNVIVKDNNIEAGIKLLRKKMQMDGLKKELKQREFYEKPSVKKKRKQREAARRKRKANLYNR
- a CDS encoding response regulator; the protein is MKETLLKNKHLLAVDDEPDVLAVIEEEISDACPDCKLDKATSYEEAVELMISWTYDLVVLDIMGVRGFDLLDLAVNRKFPVAMLTAHALSPEALKRSIELGAKAYLPKEKLGEIVPFLEDVLRYETMPGWKRLFEKLEDFFSKRFGPDWQNTDEKFWKDFNDKMQFKEPKD
- a CDS encoding response regulator, with the translated sequence MKRFFRRKAVEPEQPADDPGKQAKKELMDLFIHDMRGPLSVVAVSAQKLLRKEDRCGSLTESQQAILERILRNTQKAQNLIQEMIEVFRCEANVFHQEHFSPETVLREALLDILEVHQGNEIEKVCQAESVENFKQLLAEQGVFFEISGRYRREPFTHDPRKVQQILRNLISNGMKYRRKRLFIDIHGDRDLIISVEDDGPGIPLDGQKSIFQRFIRLSNPETAQIPGLGLGLSGVKTLLETMQGEITLISREGVGSRFMVRIPPLTGRKEKPMVEESILNGKRILAVDDEPDILEVLSEEILETCPDCQIDKATNFEAAQEMLNSWKYDIVLLDIMGVRGFDLLELAVKRQFPVAMLTAHAMTPEALRRSIEMGARAYLPKEKLEEIVPFLEDILEYEAPAGWNRLFGKLGDFFDDRFGKNWKKSDDRFWRDFNTKIEGRQDRVIIK